Genomic segment of bacterium:
CTCCGGGCTTACCAGCGAATCCAGGTCGACCGCAGCGTGCGGGCTGCGTGTCACTTGAGTCAGCGTCCGGCTCGAACGCTCGAGCACCCAGATGTCCGCCGGCAGAACCGAGCCCGAGATCGACATGGCGAGCTTGCTGCCATCTCGGGAGAAGGTCAGCCCCCCGACGATCTCCCCCGGCAACTTCGGACCCTCGGTGCGAGCGAGAGTCTCGAGATCCACGAACTCGAGCTCACTGCTCCCGGCCGCGTTCCACAAGAGCACCGCGGTCTTGCCGTCGGGGCTCAAGAGCGAGAAACCCAACTCGGCGTCCGAGCGCGCAGCCAGAACTTCGATCGGACTAGGCTTGCCGTCTTCTCCAAGCTCGACGCGACCAAAGTAGAAAAGGTCGCGACCGACGTTGGTTCCCAGGTACACGGTCGAGCCGCTCGGGCTAAGCCTGCCCCCCCGAGCCGAACCTGGGCCCTCGTGCGGCGTCAGCACGAACTCGGCTCCATCCTCCAGCTCACGCACGAACAGGTTGTCGCTGGAACGGCTCTCCATTCGCCAGAGAAGAGCCCGCCGTCCGTCGCGAGAGATGTCCGCGATCGTGCCGATGCCCGGATTCTCGGCCAGAAGCTCGAACTCGGCGCTTTCGACTCCGTAGACCCATGAGTCCATCGACTGCGGCTGGCGCCGGTTCGACGCCAGCATCAGACTCTTTCCGTCATGACTCCAATCACCCAGCCAGTTGTTCTCGAGGCCACCGCCGGTTAGCCGGCGGAGCTCCGAACCGTCCGGGCGCGTCAGGTAGATCTGCTGGTTCATGCCTCCGCCCGGCGCGAGGCTGAACGCCAGCCAGTCGCCGCTCGGCGACCACTCGACGCCCCCGACCTGGTCGTCGAGCGAGGTGACCAGATCCGGCCATCCGCCTTCTGAGTCGACCACCCACACCTGCGGCACGCCATTGAGGTCCGAGACGAAGGCGATTCGCCGACCGTCGGGCGAGAAGCTCGGCGACCAGCACGCCCTGATCTTCGCCATTCGGGCCACGGAGGACTCGAGATCGTCTCCCGGGTCGGCAGCGGTGGGTGCTTCGGCGGCCAACAACGAAATCGGGAAGAAGAGAAGCGCGAATCCAATCAGGGCCGGAGCGCCGAGTTTCCATAGCTTCATTGTCCCACCCTCCTGTGCAGTTCCATCAGTTGCGAGCGGCGCCCGCCGATTCAGCGCGCCCGGCTGTAGAAAGCGTCTTTGAGCGCGGCCACCAGCCGAGCGTCCACGAGCCCGGGAGGGTTGCCGCTGTAGTCGAGGCCGCGCTCGCTGCGAAACGCGTCGACCGCGTCCATCGCCTCGTTGTCATAGGTTCCGAAGGCCTCGTTGAACTTACGGGCCGACTCGCGATACTCCGCGATCTTCGCCTGAAAGGCGTCAGGATCGGTCCGCATCAGCCCGCGGTCGACGTCGAACTCCGGTGCTGTCGGAAACTCCTCGAGCTCCTCGCGCCAGTAGCCGAGGGCGTGGAGCATCCGCTTGAGCTCCACGACGTCGTCGCCGGCTATCTCCGAGAACTCCCGGTGCCCCAACGAGCTCTGGGTCTTGTAGTAGATCCGCTTGAGCTCCTGGACCGGATGCGGATGCTCGCCGACGTCGATCGACACGCTCAGGTGGTCGCCGCCGCGACCCGGATTGTCGGGATCGGCGATTCGAATCGCCGCCGACTGCAGCCGCCCCCAGCGCTTGTCGCCGCCCTGCTTCTGTCCCGCCTCGAGCGCCAGAATCATGCGCTCCGCGAGCGGCATGCCGGACCCCGCGGTCGAGTCCAGATGCTCGGCCACGGCGTCCACCACTTCCGGGCCCACCATAATGTTGGCCTGAACGGTGTAGTTGAGCCCCTGCCGGCTACCCGCCCAATCGCCGTTCTTCTCACCGCTGTGCGCGGCGGATCGGCCCTGCATGTCGATGATCCCGACCTGCCGCGACTCGCGGCCGGCGTCGTCGGCGAGCAGTTGCTCGAGCGCATCGGCCGGGGACACTCCCGCCTCCAACAAATCGAGACCGCGCCGCCCGTACTCGACCACCGTCCAGGCCTGGGTGCACACGGCGCCCACTCCGGCCCGCGCCCAGGGCACGGCTCGGCCGACGAACGGGACCCGGGTGGTGACCGCGGCGCCGCTCTCGCCGGTGTCGGGATCGATCGCACAGATCGAAAAGGTCGAAAAGAACGGTTGCTTCTCTTGAACGACCCCGTCCGGGAGGTCGGCCGCGGGCCCCGCTTCGAGAACGGCGACTCGAGCCGCCGCCATGGGCAACGCCGGTGCCGCAGCGACAGCACCGGCGAGAAGCAGCCAGGCGGTTCGGGCTCTCTTGTTCATCGACCGAGCGAATCGTAACACTGCCGGCGCGGCATATGATCCCTCGGTGGCGCCGACCCTCGCCGATTCGCGGACCCCGCCGATCTGGCTGCAATGCGGCCACGAGGGGTGGCGCCGATTCACGGAACCCGTGAAAACGATCCGTGCCGTCAGAGTCGAGGAGGTCCTTCCGGCGGTAGCAGAAATCGAGTCGGCGGCCCAACGGGGCCTCTACGCCGCTG
This window contains:
- a CDS encoding S9 family peptidase is translated as MKLWKLGAPALIGFALLFFPISLLAAEAPTAADPGDDLESSVARMAKIRACWSPSFSPDGRRIAFVSDLNGVPQVWVVDSEGGWPDLVTSLDDQVGGVEWSPSGDWLAFSLAPGGGMNQQIYLTRPDGSELRRLTGGGLENNWLGDWSHDGKSLMLASNRRQPQSMDSWVYGVESAEFELLAENPGIGTIADISRDGRRALLWRMESRSSDNLFVRELEDGAEFVLTPHEGPGSARGGRLSPSGSTVYLGTNVGRDLFYFGRVELGEDGKPSPIEVLAARSDAELGFSLLSPDGKTAVLLWNAAGSSELEFVDLETLARTEGPKLPGEIVGGLTFSRDGSKLAMSISGSVLPADIWVLERSSRTLTQVTRSPHAAVDLDSLVSPELRSYSAHDGLELTGWLYRPHGVTEAAPYVLSFHGGPEGQERPSFRSDYQALLLRGIGVFAPNVRGSAGFGKRFVNLDNVELRYDGIRDIEASVDYLVDAGLADPDRLGIMGGSYGGYMTMAGLAWYPDLFAAGANLFGVVNFETFFAHTEPWMAAISTLEYGDPATQAELLRDLSPIHKVDRVKAATIVLHGANDTNVPVVEAEQVVESLKARGVPVEYVLFPDEGHGFSKTANRITSRVAVVKWFEKHLKAE
- a CDS encoding DUF1028 domain-containing protein, translating into MNKRARTAWLLLAGAVAAAPALPMAAARVAVLEAGPAADLPDGVVQEKQPFFSTFSICAIDPDTGESGAAVTTRVPFVGRAVPWARAGVGAVCTQAWTVVEYGRRGLDLLEAGVSPADALEQLLADDAGRESRQVGIIDMQGRSAAHSGEKNGDWAGSRQGLNYTVQANIMVGPEVVDAVAEHLDSTAGSGMPLAERMILALEAGQKQGGDKRWGRLQSAAIRIADPDNPGRGGDHLSVSIDVGEHPHPVQELKRIYYKTQSSLGHREFSEIAGDDVVELKRMLHALGYWREELEEFPTAPEFDVDRGLMRTDPDAFQAKIAEYRESARKFNEAFGTYDNEAMDAVDAFRSERGLDYSGNPPGLVDARLVAALKDAFYSRAR